In one window of Solanum pennellii chromosome 2, SPENNV200 DNA:
- the LOC107009555 gene encoding GTPase activating protein 1-like, producing the protein MENQLGLLRVRIIRGINLAIRDLRSSDPYVVVTMGKQKLKTRVVKKNVNPEWNEDLTLCITEPILPIKLQVYDKDTFSRDDKMGDAELDIVPFIDAVRMTRYKNIPNGVIISRIMPNRQNCYSEESCIVYEDGKVVQNVFLRLRNVECGEIELQLQWIDVPSSKNL; encoded by the exons atgGAGAATCAGTTGGGTCTTCTCAGAGTTCGTATAATCAGAGGCATCAATTTGGCCATTAGAGACTTAAGAAGCAGTGATCCATATGTTGTTGTTACAATGGGCAAACAG AAATTGAAGACTCGAGTGGTGAAGAAGAATGTTAATCCCGAATGGAATGAAGACTTAACGCTATGTATTACTGAACCAATTCTCCCAATCAAGCTG CAAGTTTATGACAAGGATACATTTTCTCGCGATGATAAAATGGGCGATGCTGAACTTGACATTGTACCATTTATAGATGCAGTAAGGATGACGCGCTATAAGAACATCCCCAATGGAGTAATAATTTCGAGAATAATGCCTAACCGGCAGAATTGCTATTCAGAAGAAAGTTGTATTGTGTATGAAGACGGCAAGGTTGTTCAAAATGTGTTTCTTAGGTTGAGGAATGTTGAGTGTGGTGAAATAGAGCTTCAGTTGCAATGGATAGACGTTCCTAGTTCCAAGAATCTATAG
- the LOC107009322 gene encoding probable calcium-binding protein CML18, producing MAKLTQRMKEVEKVFRKYDTNGDGKISLSELDGVLNALGTKTTPDEAKRMMLEVDTDGDGFIDLEEFAAFHCPVEGSNSKDLRDAFDLYDKDKNGKISASELHSVMKGIGEKCSLKDCRRMISSVDDDGDGSVNFEEFKKMMTRA from the coding sequence ATGGCAAAGCTTACGCAGAGGATGAAGGAAGTCGAGAAAGTATTTCGAAAATACGACACCAACGGCGACGGAAAAATCTCTCTTTCGGAGCTCGACGGAGTTTTGAATGCTCTCGGCACTAAAACGACGCCGGACGAGGCGAAGCGAATGATGCTAGAGGTTGATACCGACGGTGATGGTTTCATCGATTTGGAAGAATTCGCTGCGTTTCACTGTCCGGTTGAAGGATCTAACAGTAAGGATCTCCGTGACGCTTTTGATTTGTATGATAAGGATAAGAACGGGAAGATTTCGGCTTCGGAGTTGCACTCCGTTATGAAAGGCATTGGAGAGAAGTGTTCACTTAAGGATTGCCGGCGTATGATCAGTTCCGTTGATGACGACGGCGACGGTAGTGTTAATTTTGAGGAGTTTAAGAAGATGATGACTAGAGCTTAA